A section of the Campylobacter concisus genome encodes:
- a CDS encoding KdsC family phosphatase, producing MIEIIFLDVDGCLTDGKIIYNANGEELKFFDVKDGYAIESWLKLGKKVAIITGRKSAIVERRAEDLKINHVYQGVGDKFEVASEILKFEGLSFKNAAAIGDDYNDYKILNAVAWSFKPKDAIKELDVKTKLKHKGGNGAVREMIELIIKSENLYDEWSKRWL from the coding sequence ATGATAGAGATTATATTTTTAGATGTTGATGGCTGCCTGACTGATGGCAAGATTATATACAATGCAAATGGTGAAGAGCTTAAATTTTTTGATGTAAAAGATGGCTACGCGATAGAAAGCTGGCTAAAGCTTGGCAAAAAAGTAGCTATCATCACTGGCAGAAAGTCAGCCATCGTTGAGCGAAGAGCAGAGGATCTAAAGATAAATCACGTCTATCAAGGAGTTGGTGATAAATTTGAAGTGGCGAGTGAGATATTAAAATTTGAAGGGCTTAGCTTTAAAAATGCAGCAGCTATAGGCGATGACTACAATGACTATAAAATTTTAAATGCAGTTGCTTGGAGCTTTAAGCCAAAAGACGCGATAAAAGAGCTTGATGTAAAGACAAAACTAAAGCATAAAGGTGGCAATGGCGCGGTTAGAGAGATGATCGAGCTTATTATAAAATCAGAAAATTTATATGACGAGTGGTCTAAGCGTTGGTTGTAA